One genomic region from Bacilli bacterium encodes:
- a CDS encoding YbaB/EbfC family nucleoid-associated protein codes for MNEMQRLMFQAQKMQRELAKAKEGLAEKVFSVTKGGGLTLSMKGDYSDIKVAIADDLLEKDNKDMLEQLISMAITEVIEQIAKEDEANNERITGNASGFGMR; via the coding sequence ATGAATGAAATGCAAAGATTAATGTTCCAGGCGCAAAAAATGCAACGGGAATTAGCAAAAGCCAAGGAAGGCTTGGCCGAAAAGGTGTTTTCAGTTACCAAAGGAGGCGGTCTAACCCTCTCTATGAAAGGTGATTATTCCGATATCAAAGTCGCAATCGCCGATGACCTTTTGGAAAAAGATAACAAGGACATGCTCGAACAATTAATCTCGATGGCAATCACCGAAGTTATTGAGCAAATTGCCAAAGAAGACGAGGCCAACAACGAACGTATAACCGGTAATGCCTCCGGTTTTGGAATGCGTTAA
- the prmC gene encoding peptide chain release factor N(5)-glutamine methyltransferase translates to MINSKKSPVNFDNLTIGEAYNAGCSWLPSTINEAHLRLLFLDYLNLDNYWELKKKANELLPTPAIFTRWYERLIANEPPQYISGKASFCGHSFKVDRRVLIPRPETEELVMLAIEKIKKSFPNQKMVIADIGTGSGAIAISLAKSFPQAEVYATDISLPALELARENSLALNADVTFISGDLLDPLIERGIKVDILISNPPYIDSDLTIDPLVWENEPHLALLAKPGITNYEKILTRLSQIQKNKTIIFFEFGIDQKDCLEDLVSRRLPKAKCTFYRDMQNIDRMLMIESSQK, encoded by the coding sequence ATGATCAACAGCAAAAAATCGCCGGTGAACTTTGATAATTTAACCATCGGCGAGGCCTACAATGCCGGCTGTTCTTGGCTGCCATCAACCATTAACGAAGCCCATCTGCGGTTGCTTTTTTTGGATTATTTGAATTTAGACAACTATTGGGAGTTGAAGAAAAAAGCCAATGAACTCCTGCCGACACCAGCCATTTTTACGCGGTGGTATGAACGCTTAATAGCAAATGAACCCCCGCAGTACATAAGTGGAAAGGCTTCTTTCTGTGGACATTCATTTAAAGTTGATAGGCGGGTATTGATTCCCCGACCTGAAACCGAAGAATTAGTCATGCTGGCTATTGAAAAAATTAAAAAAAGTTTCCCTAATCAAAAAATGGTCATTGCTGATATTGGAACTGGATCGGGGGCTATTGCCATTTCCTTGGCTAAGAGTTTTCCTCAAGCCGAGGTTTATGCAACGGATATTTCGCTACCGGCTTTAGAATTGGCGCGCGAAAATTCTTTGGCCTTAAATGCAGACGTGACATTTATTTCCGGCGATCTTCTCGATCCCCTGATTGAGCGCGGCATTAAAGTCGATATTTTAATTTCTAATCCTCCCTACATCGATTCGGATTTAACCATTGACCCTTTGGTTTGGGAAAATGAACCGCATTTAGCGCTTCTAGCTAAGCCAGGAATTACCAACTATGAAAAAATATTAACTAGGTTATCTCAAATTCAAAAAAATAAGACTATAATCTTTTTTGAGTTTGGAATCGATCAAAAGGATTGTTTAGAAGACCTTGTCAGCCGCCGACTGCCGAAGGCAAAATGCACTTTTTATAGAGATATGCAGAATATTGATCGGATGCTGATGATTGAAAGCAGTCAAAAGTGA
- the rpiB gene encoding ribose 5-phosphate isomerase B has product MKISLGSDHGGFHYKNEIKEHLNKLGHEVIDVGTNSTDSCNYPEFAIPAAEKVASGEAQLGFLVCTSGEGVSIAANKVKGVRCGIGYDDHVSEFARRHNNANMLAFGEREMSLNDVLRRVDIFLTTPFEGGRHALRVQQITDYEDKHSK; this is encoded by the coding sequence ATGAAAATCAGTTTGGGCTCCGACCATGGAGGATTTCATTACAAAAATGAAATCAAGGAGCATCTCAATAAGCTGGGTCATGAAGTAATTGATGTCGGTACTAATTCTACTGATAGTTGCAATTATCCGGAATTTGCCATTCCCGCGGCCGAAAAAGTTGCCAGTGGCGAAGCTCAATTGGGCTTTCTGGTTTGCACTAGTGGCGAAGGAGTATCAATTGCGGCCAATAAAGTAAAAGGCGTTCGCTGCGGAATCGGCTATGATGACCATGTTAGTGAATTTGCCCGGCGGCATAATAATGCCAATATGCTGGCTTTTGGTGAACGAGAGATGAGCCTTAATGATGTATTAAGGCGTGTGGATATTTTTCTTACCACCCCCTTTGAAGGCGGTAGGCACGCCCTTCGTGTTCAGCAGATTACTGACTATGAAGACAAGCATAGTAAATAG
- the prfA gene encoding peptide chain release factor 1 gives MEDSLRKRLEVTKRRLEEIDRELLDPQITNDINHFRAISKERSDIEPTVEKYNEYQKVESNRNDAYAMMGESDPDIIELGKEEYRRLEEEENRLIEDIKLLLIPKDPNDDKNIVVEIRGAVGGDEANIFAGDLFRMYTRYAEKNNWKVQMVDENSSEAGGFSLVSFMVKGKGVYSKLKFESGAHRVQRVPKTEASGRIHTSTATVLVMPEAEQIEVDIRSEDLQVDTYRSQGAGGQNVNKTESAVRITHIPTGIVVSCQVEKSQIQNREIAMNMLRAKILAAKISEQEEKIGTERRLKVGTGERSEKIRTYNYPQNRVTDHRIGFTTQKLDRVMEGELEEIIEALIHYDQQQKIAGEL, from the coding sequence ATGGAAGATAGTTTGCGTAAAAGATTGGAAGTTACAAAGAGACGCCTGGAAGAAATTGACCGGGAGCTTTTAGACCCCCAAATCACCAATGATATTAATCATTTTCGAGCGATATCGAAAGAACGCTCCGATATTGAGCCAACGGTCGAAAAGTATAATGAGTATCAAAAAGTGGAAAGCAATCGCAATGATGCTTATGCAATGATGGGAGAATCCGATCCCGATATTATCGAACTGGGAAAAGAGGAATATCGGCGTTTGGAAGAGGAAGAAAATAGATTGATTGAAGATATTAAGTTACTGCTTATTCCTAAGGATCCGAATGATGACAAGAATATTGTCGTTGAAATTAGAGGAGCGGTTGGCGGTGATGAGGCCAATATATTTGCGGGTGATTTGTTTAGAATGTATACCCGTTATGCCGAAAAAAATAATTGGAAAGTGCAAATGGTCGATGAGAACTCTTCTGAGGCTGGAGGCTTTTCGCTGGTTTCATTCATGGTTAAGGGAAAGGGCGTGTATTCCAAATTAAAATTTGAAAGTGGCGCTCATCGGGTTCAACGAGTTCCTAAGACGGAAGCTTCGGGAAGAATCCACACTTCAACGGCGACAGTTTTGGTAATGCCTGAAGCCGAGCAAATTGAAGTGGATATCCGTTCGGAAGATTTGCAGGTTGATACTTATCGTTCACAAGGAGCGGGGGGACAAAATGTCAACAAGACAGAGTCTGCCGTCCGCATAACTCATATTCCAACCGGAATTGTGGTTTCTTGCCAAGTGGAAAAGAGTCAGATTCAAAACCGAGAAATCGCCATGAATATGCTGAGAGCAAAAATTTTGGCGGCTAAAATTTCCGAACAGGAAGAAAAAATCGGCACCGAAAGACGCTTGAAAGTTGGAACCGGTGAAAGAAGCGAAAAAATCAGAACCTATAATTATCCGCAAAATAGAGTCACCGACCATCGTATTGGTTTTACAACCCAGAAATTGGATCGGGTTATGGAAGGCGAACTCGAGGAGATTATCGAGGCCTTAATTCACTATGATCAACAGCAAAAAATCGCCGGTGAACTTTGA
- a CDS encoding ABC transporter ATP-binding protein gives MKTNKTTFTFYAFKLIPFSFLTMIILEIINVIAGVISIYSIEQVFFYSSALINNINEATNFYMFIGIYAFSFLMSGLYLVIYKRYIIQFILIPSFERKTKMMLHDKCAQISSELFEEPSINSKLFESIHSATNLFRLTESFISLIFSLLMIVTITIYISSFNAFFLLLILFSPIHAILKHFFGTKRWMKTHDEMNIIDLHLKEYEKAMMTKEAVSEMRVAHAFNVIFEKYKESLKKKGNLDRKNQKAELITNLYLLPLSLIGEIGAITLGLVLLYFDQIRGEQFAASISAYFILLASYNELGETIGYYNMFSSMVRPYFDFMHIANRDGNYKNDKPRSETSVIELKNVYFKYRPSFDYVLKKINLKINSGDIVAIVGENGSGKTTLLNILNGTFLPSRGQSFFNGVNVKAYKESDLYSQTTIVSQQFAKYKMTILDNIEIGDAFNHNENKAEMHFKNFCKFDGINLQTKLGSEFNGKDLSGGQWQRLAIARGFYKDSNLVFLDEPTSAIDPIEENKIYLAFAKLLKGKTGCIVTHRLGSIKLANKIIVMDKGEIIEMGTHKELLAKQGAYHHLWKSQSDLFL, from the coding sequence ATGAAGACGAATAAAACCACATTTACTTTTTATGCCTTTAAGCTGATTCCTTTTTCGTTTTTAACAATGATTATTCTAGAAATAATTAATGTCATAGCGGGAGTGATATCCATTTACTCAATTGAGCAAGTGTTTTTTTACTCTTCTGCACTGATTAACAATATTAATGAGGCGACTAACTTTTACATGTTTATTGGTATTTATGCTTTTTCATTTCTTATGAGCGGACTTTATCTAGTGATTTATAAACGTTATATAATTCAGTTTATTCTTATTCCCTCTTTTGAAAGAAAAACTAAAATGATGTTGCATGATAAATGTGCGCAAATTTCTTCAGAATTATTTGAAGAACCGAGTATAAACTCGAAATTATTTGAATCAATACATTCGGCAACAAACCTTTTTCGTTTAACCGAGTCCTTTATTTCATTGATTTTTAGCCTTTTGATGATTGTAACAATAACAATATATATCTCTTCATTTAATGCTTTCTTCTTGTTACTAATTCTTTTTTCGCCAATTCATGCCATTTTGAAGCACTTTTTTGGAACTAAACGCTGGATGAAAACGCATGATGAAATGAATATAATTGATCTTCATTTAAAGGAATATGAGAAAGCGATGATGACGAAAGAGGCTGTTAGTGAAATGAGGGTTGCGCATGCTTTCAACGTTATTTTTGAAAAATATAAAGAAAGCCTCAAAAAAAAGGGAAACTTGGATAGAAAGAATCAAAAAGCGGAACTAATTACAAATTTATACCTTTTGCCCCTTTCTTTGATTGGGGAAATCGGGGCGATTACTCTGGGATTAGTGTTACTTTATTTTGATCAAATTCGCGGCGAACAATTTGCCGCCTCAATATCAGCTTATTTTATTCTTTTGGCCTCTTATAACGAACTGGGAGAAACAATCGGCTATTACAACATGTTTAGTTCGATGGTGCGACCTTATTTTGACTTCATGCACATCGCCAATCGCGATGGAAACTATAAAAATGATAAACCGAGATCCGAAACCAGTGTTATTGAGTTAAAAAATGTTTATTTTAAGTACCGACCATCTTTTGACTATGTTCTTAAAAAAATCAATTTAAAAATCAATTCCGGCGACATTGTTGCTATTGTCGGGGAAAATGGATCGGGTAAAACAACCCTTCTAAACATATTAAACGGTACATTTCTTCCTTCAAGGGGACAAAGTTTCTTTAATGGGGTTAACGTTAAAGCGTACAAGGAAAGTGACCTCTATTCTCAAACCACGATCGTTTCTCAGCAATTTGCCAAGTATAAAATGACAATTTTAGATAACATAGAAATTGGCGATGCCTTTAATCATAACGAAAATAAAGCCGAAATGCATTTCAAGAATTTTTGCAAATTTGATGGTATCAACCTTCAAACAAAATTAGGAAGCGAATTTAATGGAAAAGATTTGTCGGGGGGACAATGGCAACGCCTAGCGATTGCCCGCGGTTTTTATAAGGACTCAAATCTTGTTTTTCTTGACGAGCCAACGAGTGCAATTGATCCAATTGAAGAAAATAAAATTTACTTGGCGTTTGCTAAACTATTAAAAGGAAAAACGGGGTGTATTGTTACCCATCGTCTTGGGAGCATTAAACTGGCAAATAAAATAATCGTTATGGATAAAGGGGAAATTATTGAAATGGGAACGCATAAAGAACTGTTGGCAAAACAGGGGGCATATCATCATTTGTGGAAATCACAGAGCGATTTGTTCTTATAA
- a CDS encoding L-threonylcarbamoyladenylate synthase, whose protein sequence is METKIYSEKQINEVAKFLLSGEVVCFPTETVFGLGVVFDDEEAFAKLVTVKRRPADKPFTLMCADSEDIEKYAKISSKTKEIIKRFMPGPLTIIVDVRDNVPSWVTLNTGSIGIRISSLDLVRDLIRQCGKPLLVPSANRAGETPAYSAKEAYNIFKGDIPAIIDGVATSRVPSTIIKISQDELTLIRQGTVSFDEIKKIWED, encoded by the coding sequence ATGGAAACGAAAATTTATTCAGAAAAGCAAATTAACGAAGTGGCAAAGTTTTTACTTTCAGGCGAAGTTGTGTGCTTTCCAACGGAAACTGTATTTGGGTTGGGAGTAGTTTTTGATGACGAAGAAGCTTTTGCCAAATTGGTGACAGTCAAAAGAAGACCGGCCGATAAGCCATTTACTTTGATGTGTGCCGATTCAGAAGATATCGAAAAGTACGCAAAGATCAGTTCTAAGACAAAAGAAATTATTAAGCGATTCATGCCGGGACCATTGACGATTATCGTTGATGTCCGGGATAATGTACCTAGTTGGGTTACTTTAAATACCGGATCCATCGGTATTCGCATTTCCTCGCTGGATTTAGTCCGCGACTTGATTCGGCAATGCGGGAAGCCTCTGTTGGTTCCCTCAGCCAATCGCGCAGGCGAAACACCGGCATATAGCGCCAAGGAAGCGTATAATATATTTAAGGGGGACATACCGGCTATTATTGACGGAGTTGCGACCAGTCGCGTTCCCTCAACAATAATAAAAATCAGCCAGGATGAATTGACCCTTATACGGCAAGGCACGGTCAGTTTTGACGAAATCAAGAAAATTTGGGAGGATTAA
- a CDS encoding helicase-related protein, translating to MDKEYICPRCGNKNSRYIGVIKGQKYCRLCISFQGKSAPSYTPLPHRNHFLKLDYKLSIEQEKIAQRIKKNFENNINTLVHAVTGAGKTELVYYSMLMALHQGKRVGFAIPRKDVVVEIAGRLKSAFPSSVITAVYGGQNSDLGGDIIVLTTHQLYRYDHFFDLLIFDEIDAFPYRDSIVLSSFLRKAVRGTIIYLSATVDPTDKANFQKQGGEVIELFHRYHGRPLPIPSIVQGWGVINYWHLFWTVRTLLKMAAPVFIFVPTIAMAKKTFRFLNIFFKKGNYVHSQRKKRAEIIDRFRNHQYRYLCCTSVLERGVTVAKLKVIVFNADHYLFDRATLVQIAGRSGRKRSDPIGRVIFISETVTTAMKDAINDIKEKNIDL from the coding sequence ATGGATAAAGAATACATCTGTCCGCGATGCGGGAATAAAAACAGTCGCTATATCGGCGTGATTAAAGGCCAAAAATATTGTCGCCTATGCATTTCTTTTCAAGGAAAAAGCGCGCCTAGTTATACGCCTCTTCCACATAGAAACCATTTTCTTAAGTTAGACTACAAGCTTTCAATTGAGCAAGAAAAAATAGCTCAAAGAATTAAGAAAAACTTTGAAAATAATATAAATACGTTGGTTCATGCCGTCACGGGGGCGGGAAAGACAGAGCTGGTTTACTACTCAATGCTCATGGCGTTACATCAAGGAAAACGAGTTGGTTTTGCGATACCGCGTAAAGATGTCGTCGTTGAAATTGCCGGCCGTCTTAAAAGCGCCTTTCCTTCATCTGTTATTACCGCGGTGTACGGAGGGCAAAACAGTGATTTAGGCGGTGATATTATTGTTTTAACCACGCATCAATTGTATCGCTACGACCACTTTTTTGATTTGTTGATCTTCGATGAAATCGATGCCTTTCCCTATCGTGATTCGATTGTTCTATCATCTTTCTTGCGAAAAGCCGTGCGCGGGACAATCATCTACTTATCGGCGACGGTCGATCCAACGGATAAGGCAAATTTTCAAAAGCAAGGAGGCGAAGTTATAGAGTTATTTCATCGCTATCACGGAAGGCCATTACCGATTCCAAGTATCGTTCAAGGCTGGGGGGTTATCAATTATTGGCATCTTTTTTGGACAGTGCGCACACTCTTAAAAATGGCAGCTCCCGTCTTTATATTTGTCCCTACAATAGCGATGGCCAAAAAAACTTTCCGGTTTTTAAATATTTTCTTTAAAAAAGGCAACTACGTTCATAGTCAAAGAAAAAAACGAGCAGAAATAATCGATAGATTTCGCAATCACCAATACCGTTATCTCTGCTGCACAAGCGTCCTTGAACGTGGGGTAACGGTTGCCAAACTAAAAGTGATAGTTTTTAATGCCGATCACTATCTTTTTGATCGGGCGACTTTGGTCCAAATAGCCGGTCGGTCGGGAAGAAAAAGATCCGACCCTATCGGTAGAGTCATCTTTATCAGTGAAACTGTAACGACGGCGATGAAAGATGCCATAAATGACATCAAGGAGAAGAATATTGATTTGTAA
- the dnaX gene encoding DNA polymerase III subunit gamma/tau → MAYKALYRTYRPQTFEEVAGQKVIIQTLKNALAKGKIAHAYLFSGPRGTGKTTMAKLLAKALNCEEGIGRQCNQCSNCLAVIDGSHPDVIEIDAASNNGVDNVRDLVENVKYSPIKGRYKVYIIDEVHMMSASAFNALLKTLEEPPSHVIFILATTEPHKVLPTIVSRCQRFDFTKVSDKDIRERLIHILDEEKVSFEPRALDLLIELADGGVRDALSMLDQILSYAGDKLVEKDILDVFGLANNHEKVQLIKQITQHQLPGVIEKLDYFQKLGIDLRRLNNDLLSIVKDALVYCKTQEPDLLKELTESEAKDIVSRSNADDLLKILDAFIKTDNDFRYVNNVRSLFEVSVIEMTVGPQKELSSTNENVNADHGVTPKKKLTPEEIKSVISPVDDEIELEPTEAEINLTPAEEEKKEPTPISAHELHENKPLIRKQILEENKPVSASNHDSSLQPIYETGDVISMDENMLINTMCIGDRDEKLALIEKWDELKNFFSDFELGRYAALLKDGQPYVLTKDVLILNYLYANRAKKVNIKQNQNALSTLVSKLINRKVVVYGVYDKERAQAQKKFMELSQLGRLPKAKNIIIKIKGVND, encoded by the coding sequence ATGGCATATAAAGCTCTTTATCGGACTTATCGCCCTCAGACTTTTGAAGAAGTCGCCGGGCAAAAAGTAATTATTCAAACTCTAAAAAACGCTTTAGCAAAAGGCAAAATTGCCCATGCTTATCTTTTTAGTGGTCCACGCGGAACCGGTAAAACGACAATGGCCAAGTTGTTGGCCAAGGCCTTAAATTGTGAAGAAGGCATCGGCCGCCAATGTAATCAATGCTCTAATTGCCTTGCCGTTATCGACGGCTCACATCCAGATGTCATCGAAATTGACGCTGCCAGCAACAACGGCGTCGATAATGTTCGCGATCTAGTCGAAAACGTTAAATACTCCCCGATTAAGGGAAGATATAAAGTGTATATTATTGATGAAGTTCACATGATGAGCGCTTCGGCTTTTAATGCTTTATTAAAAACCCTTGAGGAACCGCCTTCGCATGTAATTTTTATTCTCGCCACAACCGAGCCCCATAAAGTTTTACCAACGATTGTAAGCCGTTGTCAGCGATTTGATTTTACCAAAGTAAGCGACAAAGATATTCGGGAGCGGTTAATTCATATATTAGATGAGGAAAAAGTCTCTTTTGAGCCGCGGGCCTTAGATCTCCTCATTGAACTGGCTGATGGTGGCGTCCGCGATGCCTTATCGATGCTTGATCAGATTTTGTCTTATGCCGGAGATAAACTGGTTGAAAAGGATATTCTCGATGTATTTGGATTGGCCAACAATCACGAAAAGGTTCAATTGATCAAACAGATCACTCAACATCAACTTCCGGGAGTTATTGAGAAACTGGATTACTTTCAAAAGTTAGGCATTGACCTTAGGCGACTAAATAATGATCTTTTGTCAATTGTTAAAGATGCCTTGGTTTACTGTAAAACCCAGGAACCCGACCTTTTAAAGGAATTAACGGAATCTGAAGCCAAAGATATAGTTTCCAGATCAAATGCCGATGACTTATTAAAAATACTTGATGCCTTCATTAAAACTGACAATGATTTCCGCTACGTCAATAATGTTCGCTCCTTATTTGAGGTTTCCGTTATTGAGATGACGGTCGGCCCCCAAAAGGAACTTTCCTCTACAAATGAGAATGTAAATGCTGATCACGGTGTGACTCCCAAAAAGAAACTTACCCCGGAAGAAATTAAAAGCGTTATTTCACCGGTTGACGATGAAATCGAATTAGAGCCGACGGAAGCGGAAATCAATTTGACACCGGCGGAAGAAGAGAAAAAGGAGCCTACCCCGATTAGTGCGCATGAATTACATGAAAACAAGCCACTTATTCGTAAACAGATCCTCGAGGAGAATAAACCTGTGTCCGCTTCAAACCACGATTCATCGTTGCAGCCAATTTATGAAACCGGGGATGTTATTTCGATGGATGAGAACATGCTCATTAATACGATGTGTATCGGCGATCGTGACGAAAAACTGGCTCTCATTGAAAAATGGGATGAACTTAAGAATTTTTTCTCCGACTTTGAATTGGGACGTTATGCCGCTTTACTAAAGGATGGTCAACCCTATGTTTTGACCAAGGACGTTCTCATCTTAAATTACCTTTATGCTAATCGGGCAAAAAAAGTCAATATCAAGCAGAATCAAAATGCCCTCTCTACCTTGGTAAGCAAATTGATTAATCGTAAAGTTGTGGTCTATGGGGTGTATGATAAAGAGCGAGCCCAAGCTCAGAAAAAGTTTATGGAATTATCGCAGTTGGGACGACTTCCCAAAGCGAAGAATATCATTATTAAAATCAAAGGAGTAAATGACTAA
- a CDS encoding ABC transporter ATP-binding protein yields the protein MDVFKRTNDFDYEDFEYAHFYDSLNGAIEGIKSYAQKYRTQALITSNILSLIFTIVLFGITNWLVAIVAVVFSFFLFLISLKNIKRMDGFWRKYILRMRFPNYLSEVLISRNYSTEKKIFNYSSKLNSRYQDLHKKAAVENIKMGRQRLIGDVFEKVLSSLFPVAILMLYVALNKNRPIVFSSLIPLFLLSFNLLSSTSSLGLNLIENHLAKDKLKQLNSFLSNYYPKKKTNIIEKNNQFSSPFQLRFVDVNYQYNGNENYVIKNLNICFDLTKKYALVGENGSGKSTFVKLMLGLLKPNSGYIYLGGKLIENYTEEEKSRIFSTVFQNFYRFPLSIKENIVFGKGKDISREKINSVLDKLALKKTIDRLKNGIDTDLMNIDSNASNVSSGELQKISIARSVLASSPFTILDEPNASLDPIVERQMYEIYEQLFTRGSLFISHRLGALKNMEEIIVLKSGSIEARGSHQDLYTDNDYYRELYDSQRKMYEDE from the coding sequence ATGGATGTATTTAAACGAACTAACGATTTTGATTATGAAGATTTTGAATATGCACATTTTTACGATTCGCTTAATGGAGCAATTGAGGGCATCAAGAGTTACGCTCAAAAATATAGAACACAAGCGCTGATTACTTCTAATATCCTTTCCCTCATATTTACAATTGTTCTTTTTGGTATAACAAATTGGCTGGTGGCAATTGTTGCTGTGGTTTTCTCTTTCTTTTTATTTTTAATTAGTTTAAAGAACATTAAGCGAATGGATGGCTTTTGGAGAAAATATATATTGAGAATGCGCTTCCCAAATTATCTATCGGAAGTACTTATTTCTCGGAATTATTCTACCGAGAAAAAGATATTTAATTATTCTTCAAAATTGAATAGTAGATATCAAGATTTGCATAAAAAAGCAGCTGTTGAAAATATAAAAATGGGCAGGCAAAGATTGATTGGGGATGTTTTTGAAAAAGTTCTATCCTCACTTTTCCCAGTTGCAATTTTGATGTTGTATGTCGCTTTAAATAAAAACCGCCCAATTGTTTTTTCCTCATTAATCCCTTTATTCCTATTAAGTTTTAATTTGCTCAGCTCAACCAGTTCTCTTGGCTTAAATCTAATAGAGAATCATTTAGCTAAAGATAAACTTAAACAACTAAACTCATTTCTTTCAAATTATTATCCTAAGAAAAAAACCAACATAATAGAAAAAAATAATCAATTTTCTTCCCCCTTTCAGTTGCGCTTTGTTGATGTTAACTACCAATATAACGGAAACGAAAATTACGTTATAAAAAATCTAAATATCTGTTTTGATTTGACAAAAAAATACGCTCTCGTAGGAGAAAATGGCTCGGGGAAATCTACGTTTGTAAAACTAATGCTGGGGTTACTTAAACCTAATTCGGGATATATTTATCTTGGAGGGAAATTAATAGAGAATTACACGGAAGAAGAAAAAAGCCGAATATTCTCAACCGTCTTTCAAAATTTCTATCGATTTCCGCTTTCAATTAAGGAAAATATCGTTTTTGGCAAAGGCAAAGACATCAGTAGAGAGAAGATTAATTCAGTTTTAGATAAATTGGCCCTTAAAAAAACAATTGATAGGCTAAAAAATGGTATCGATACCGATTTAATGAATATAGATTCAAATGCTTCCAATGTATCATCCGGCGAATTACAAAAGATATCAATTGCTAGATCGGTTTTGGCTTCGTCTCCCTTTACTATATTAGATGAACCCAATGCATCACTAGATCCAATTGTCGAAAGGCAAATGTATGAAATATATGAACAATTGTTTACTCGTGGCTCGCTTTTTATTTCTCATCGCCTTGGAGCTTTGAAAAATATGGAGGAAATAATCGTTTTGAAATCAGGGTCGATAGAAGCAAGGGGCTCTCATCAGGATTTATACACTGATAATGACTACTATAGAGAACTCTACGATTCACAGAGGAAAATGTATGAAGACGAATAA
- a CDS encoding metallophosphoesterase codes for MKNTTITRGFLLLASLLTVASCTTPNYFTDDDYLSLSIADDNLRILQVTDLHLTYGIDYNDRHTLQLIKELNDATNPDLIVITGDISMSPLGPSLFTKLISYMEDLDTPWTFVFGNHETDFDDYGKFLEKIQNTKNLLFKVGPAFDDTKSYGNFRIQVERDGNPFRQLYFLDSHTENDTESGYGYLTENQTNWFHNHLMEDQLTALRSLAFMHIPLQQYTDYPNHPLIDGAMEEGIICYQGIDTGFYQEMVNFGLTDGVFVGHDHNNNFSFLKDNILLAYGQTTGYNGYGFLERGGRVIDISSTGVLSSYNITEAEL; via the coding sequence ATGAAAAACACAACCATAACCCGTGGCTTTCTTCTATTGGCAAGTTTACTAACCGTGGCTAGTTGCACCACGCCTAATTATTTTACTGATGATGATTATTTATCTTTATCGATCGCGGATGATAATTTACGCATCCTGCAAGTTACTGATCTTCACCTTACCTATGGAATCGACTATAACGACCGCCATACCTTGCAATTAATCAAAGAACTAAACGATGCAACCAATCCTGACTTGATTGTTATTACTGGCGATATTTCGATGTCGCCTTTAGGGCCATCTTTGTTTACTAAATTAATTAGTTATATGGAGGATTTGGATACTCCTTGGACCTTTGTTTTCGGTAATCATGAAACTGATTTTGATGACTATGGGAAGTTCTTGGAAAAAATTCAGAATACCAAAAACCTTTTGTTTAAAGTAGGACCCGCTTTTGACGACACCAAAAGCTATGGTAATTTTCGGATTCAAGTTGAAAGGGACGGAAACCCGTTTCGCCAATTGTATTTTCTTGACAGCCACACCGAAAACGATACCGAATCTGGATATGGTTATCTAACTGAAAACCAAACAAATTGGTTTCATAATCATCTAATGGAAGATCAGCTAACGGCATTGCGCTCGCTGGCTTTTATGCATATTCCCCTCCAACAATATACCGATTATCCCAACCACCCGTTGATTGATGGGGCAATGGAAGAAGGAATTATTTGCTATCAAGGAATCGATACTGGATTCTATCAGGAAATGGTTAATTTTGGACTTACCGATGGTGTTTTTGTTGGTCACGACCACAACAACAATTTTTCCTTCTTAAAGGACAATATTCTACTGGCATATGGCCAAACGACTGGTTATAACGGTTATGGCTTTTTAGAACGCGGGGGTCGCGTCATCGACATATCCTCGACGGGAGTTCTATCAAGTTACAACATAACGGAGGCCGAACTATGA